In the Besnoitia besnoiti strain Bb-Ger1 chromosome XII, whole genome shotgun sequence genome, one interval contains:
- a CDS encoding putative serine proteinase inhibitor PI-2 (encoded by transcript BESB_022890), with protein sequence MKTQKAAFFVLVCGAPAALCPKIFNPQCGINGVTYPNACERECASTSLAHPGVCTPEEECVGDCEWTFNPVCDDKGKTWGNMCELGCGGNGAAHPGPCTLEEAKAGLAPLGWTGPSLKDLNKWETVAAVLRSGEPRVCECPAVPAYVCGMDKKTYRNQCVRDCHDAREFHNGPCGEADIPSKREGVVNKECRCPRNISPVCGIDGQTYQNSCFLDCYGVAQLHDGTCWSKLNKESELS encoded by the exons ATGAAGACTCAAAAAGCTGCGTTCTTCGTGCTCGTCTGTGGTGCCCCTGCCGCGCT GTGCCCAAAGATCTTCAACCCCCAGTGCGGCATCAATGGCGTGACATACCCCAATGCTTGCGAACGCGAATGCGCATCCACTTCTTTGGCACACCCTGGTGTATGCACTCCTGAAG AGGAGTGCGTCGGCGACTGCGAGTGGACGTTCAACCCTGTTTGCGACGACAAGGGAAAGACCTGGGGGAACATGTGCGAGCTCGGTTGCGGCGGAAATGGTGCCGCCCATCCCGGTCCGTGCACTCTAGAAG AGGCAAAGGCCGGCTTGGCTCCACTTGGTTGGACAGGCCCGAGCTTGAAGGATCTGAACAAGTGGGAGACTGTCGCTGCAGTCCTCCGATCGGGAGAACCCCGGG TTTGCGAATGCCCAGCTGTCCCTGCCTACGTCTGCGGCATGGACAAGAAGACCTATAGAAATCAATGCGTGCGAGACTGCCATGACGCGAGGGAGTTCCACAACGGCCCTTGCGGAGAAGCAG ATATTCCGTCAaagcgcgaaggcgtcgtGAACAAAG AGTGCCGCTGCCCCCGAAACATCTCTCCTGTCTGCGGCATTGACGGCCAGACATACCAAAACTCCTGCTTTCTTGACTGCTATGGTGTCGCCCAGCTCCATGACGGTACTTGCTGGAGCAAGTTGAACAAGGAGTCTGAGCTATCTTAA
- a CDS encoding hypothetical protein (encoded by transcript BESB_022900), protein MNSFFSTPAAAAARRLAASAAEAARNNVLKSRAAPRAFPSQRLAGETPVGRAHSASKSLLSKCFRAGGRSQSGKSEQKAGDAGRAGFRAAVGGGAGCMLAASPMMFTEYDKTASPSGELIFTAGNALGYCTERFFENEYGQSVFMFVLGLAYLAMLGHEGKIHGAVWRMKHLFATNFRTVGHPRYAYALPKNPLLQEAAKPKAAPAEN, encoded by the coding sequence ATGAACTCCTTTTTCTCtacgccggcggccgcagcagccagaCGGCTGGCGGCTTCggctgccgaggcggcgcgcaacAACGTGCTCAAatcccgcgccgcgcctcgcgccttcccttcgcagcgcctcgctggtGAAACCCCCGTGGGGAGAGCGCACAGTGCGTCGAAATCTCTGCTCTCCAAGTGCTTCAGagcaggcggccgcagtcAGTCAGGGAAGAGTGAGCAGAAGGCGGGAGAcgcggggcgggcgggcttccgcgccgctgttgggggcggcgcaggctgcatgctcgcagcgtcgccgATGATGTTCACTGAGTACGACAAAACTGCCTCTCCGTCGGGCGAGCTGATCTTCACGGCAGGCAATGCTCTCGGCTACTGCACGGAGCGCTTCTTCGAGAACGAGTACGGCCAAAGCGTCTTCATGTTTGTTCTCGGTCTGGCTTACCTCGCGATGCTGGGTCACGAAGGGAAGATCCACGGGGCTGTCTGGCGGATGAAGCACCTCTTCGCCACCAACTTCCGCACGGTTGGTCATCCCCGGTACGCGTACGCGCTGCCGAAGAACCCCCTTCTCCAAGAGGCCGCCaagccgaaggcggcgcccgcggagaacTAA
- a CDS encoding protease inhibitor PI2 (encoded by transcript BESB_022910), producing the protein MKGFSSCVFVGGLVLLSVSTGTPVDAVESNQNVKTDAGTSNDEVDATEKDAPAPEEKVCLCTREYHPNCGEDGVTYSNPCLRKCKGVGLRHEGPCEKKGQRLRLRRLQEVDGEQAEADEKTEDEPEEGCACPFNIVPNCRVDGVTYANHCIRDCLGVELLHDGGCAEGEEPEKEEDQPEEGPEGEGLAAECICPLNLVWNCGTDGRTYGNHCERECHKVGLEHEGPCKGDEHLDVAIRDDADGSE; encoded by the exons ATGAAGGGTTTTTCGTCCTGCGTTTTTGTGGGCGGCCTGGTTTTGCTCTCGGTCTCCACCGGCACACCCGTAGATGCCGTGGAAAGCAACCAAA ACGTGAAGACGGATGCTGGAACCTCAAATGACGAGGTCgacgcgacggagaaggacgcgcccgcgcccgaggAAAAAG TTTGCCTCTGCACGCGTGAATATCACCCCAACTGTGGCGAGGACGGTGTCACGTACTCGAACCCATGCCTTCGCAAATGCAAAGGTGTTGGCCTGCGCCACGAAGGACCTTGCGAGAAAAAGG GGCAGCGACTGAGACTGCGACGCCTCCAGGAGGTTGATGGCGAGCAGGCGGAAGCGGACGAGAAGACAGAAGATGAGCCGGAGGAAG GGTGCGCCTGCCCTTTCAACATTGTGCCCAACTGTAGAGTGGATGGCGTGACGTATGCGAACCACTGCATTCGCGATTGCCTTGGTGTCGAACTGCTCCACGATGGCGGCTGCGCTGAAG GCGAAGAGCccgagaaagaggaagaccAGCCCGAGGAAGGCCCGGAGGGTGAAGGACTCGCCGCTG AGTGCATCTGCCCGCTGAACTTGGTGTGGAACTGCGGCACGGACGGCCGAACGTACGGCAACCACTGCGAACGCGAATGCCACAAAGTGGGACTGGAGCACGAGGGTCCCTGCAAGGGTGACG AGCATCTGGACGTCGCCATCCGGGATGATGCAGACGGTTCTGAGTAA